One part of the Phragmites australis chromosome 3, lpPhrAust1.1, whole genome shotgun sequence genome encodes these proteins:
- the LOC133911529 gene encoding transcription factor BHLH3-like produces MELDEETFLDELMSLRREAAEPWQAHPGGGSMMMSDLLFYGGEGADARSGMDLSPFQELAPMPPAAPPHPHEEFNFDCLSEVCNPYRSSVAVPGEAAAGGQTLTPLHDANILEEETSGDKGLYGGGGSPTFVFGGGAGESSEMGIRAVGGAHHRSKLHGTPSKNLMAERRRRKRLNDRLSMLRSIVPKISKMDRTSILGDTIDYVKELTERIKVLEEEIGASPEDLNLLNTLKDSSNSNNEMMVRNSTKFDVEKRGNGSTRIEICCPANPGVLLSTVSALEVLGLEIEQCVVSCFSDFGMQASCLQEDGKKQVISTDEIKQALFRSAGYGGRCL; encoded by the exons ATGGAGCTTGACGAGGAGACGTTCTTGGACGAGCTCATGTCGCTGCGGCGGGAGGCAGCGGAGCCGTGGCAAGCTCACCCGGGCGGCGGCAGCATGATGATGAGCGACCTTCTCTTCTACGGCGGCGAGGGCGCCGATGCGAGGAGCGGCATGGACCTGTCGCCGTTCCAGGAGCTGGCGCCCATGCCGCCCGCGGCGCCTCCGCACCCGCACGAGGAGTTCAACTTTGACTGCTTAAGCGAGGTGTGCAACCCTTACAGGAGCTCCGTCGCCGTCCCAGGGGAGGCAGCAGCCGGCGGCCAGACGCTCACACCTCTCCATGACGCCAACATATTGGAGGAGGAGACAAGCGGTGATAAGGGGCTCTATGGAGGTGGGGGTTCCCCGACGTTCGTCTTCGGAGGAGGCGCTGGAGAGAGCTCGGAGATGGGCATCAGGGCTGTCGGCGGCGCGCACCACAGGAGCAAGCTTCACGGCACACCGTCAAAGAACCTCATGGCTGAGAGGCGGCGGAGGAAGCGACTAAACGACCGGCTCTCCATGCTCCGGTCCATCGTTCCCAAGATCAGCAAG ATGGATAGGACATCCATTCTTGGGGACACCATTGACTATGTGAAGGAGCTGACGGAGCGGATCAAAGTCCTCGAGGAAGAAATCGGAGCCTCGCCGGAGGACCTGAACCTTCTGAATACTTTGAAAGACTCGTCCAACAGTAATAACGAGATGATGGTGAGGAATTCCACCAAG TTCGACGTCGAGAAGCGGGGCAACGGGAGCACGAGGATCGAGATCTGCTGCCCCGCAAACCCCGGGGTGCTGCTGTCAACGGTAAGCGCGCTGGAGGTGCTGGGGCTGGAGATCGAGCAGTGCGTGGTGAGCTGCTTCAGTGACTTTGGCATGCAGGCCTCTTGCTTACAA GAGGACGGGAAGAAACAAGTAATAAGCACCGATGAGATCAAGCAGGCATTGTTTAGGAGTGCAGGCTATGGAGGGAGGTGCCTCTAG
- the LOC133911528 gene encoding ankyrin repeat domain-containing protein, chloroplastic-like isoform X2, which produces MNGRRMPHRPILSASDAARPHRTARDDDMMPPSSLHHHHHHHRLLLPFPSPTQTLNPFAASFHRLHQSPKSLALSVSARPLASSSSASSFAVAAIDDDEDVVIGDCIVFDDDAFEAPDLDLPSAPPPPPSTSRPGRKAAAVAGDRESLVPERWRDVEEEINLTKKEKRHIAHGLRFGSRLERRAPPAVAAPDEFRAYREGRLEAEIGHVRSVYSGPLERTHLPEKLEEPLPPEPGTRVAPRNPRMGMAVGSLEDIAEFFSTREYLPGDTGDGKSAKSSRKLFTNEEKVLLNKRVPDLEAASSSKWLPLHTLAASGDFYLLDSLLKHNVNINALDKDGLPAIHKAILSKKAAIINYLLRKSANPFIQDKDGPTLMHYAVQTACTQTIKTLLLYNVDINRPDDYGWTPLHLAVQTQRTDIVKLLLIKGADRTLKTQDGLNPLELCLRLGHHVRTYELIKLLKSFRGQKQHDSIQHLEGV; this is translated from the exons ATGAACGGTCGGCGAATGCCACACCGGCCAATCCTCTCGGCTTCCGACGCGGCACGGCCTCACCGCACGGCGCGGGACGACGACATGATGCCGCCCTCctccctccaccaccatcaccatcaccaccgcctcctcctccccttcccttccccaacccaaaccctaaacccatTTGCCGCCTCCTTCCATCGCCTCCACCAATCTCCCAAATCCCTTGCCCTATCAGTATCCGCTCGACCACTCGCATCCTCTTCCTCCGCTTCCTCCTTCGCTGTCGCGGCCATCGACGATGACGAGGATGTCGTCATCGGGGACTGCATCGTGTTCGATGACGACGCCTTCGAGGCCCCAGACCTTGACCTCCCAtcggccccgccgccgccgccgagcaccTCCCGCCCCGGCcggaaggcggcggcggtggccggcgaCAGGGAGAGCCTGGTGCCGGAGAGGTGGAGGGACGTCGAGGAGGAAATCAACCTAACGAAGAAGGAGAAGCGCCACATCGCGCACGGGCTGCGATTTGGGAGCCGCCTCGAGCGGCGGGCGCCCCCGGCCGTGGCAGCGCCTGACGAGTTCCGAGCGTACCGCGAGGGGAGGCTGGAGGCGGAGATTGGGCACGTTCGAAGTGTATACTCAGGGCCGCTGGAGAGGACTCACCTGCCGGAGAAGTTGGAGGAGCCTCTTCCGCCGGAGCCGGGGACACGCGTGGCTCCGAGGAATCCGAGGATGGGGATGGCTGTTGGCAGCCTTGAGGATATTGCGGAGTTTTTTAGCACCCGGGAGTATCTGCCGGGCGATACGGGGGACGGCAAGAGCGCTAAAA GTAGCCGCAAGCTGTTCACAAATGAGGAGAAGGTTCTTTTGAACAAGCGAGTGCCTGATCTCGAAGCCGCTTCTTCT AGTAAATGGCTTCCGCTTCACACCCTTGCTGCATCAGGAGATTTCTATCTATTGGATAGTCTTCTAAAACATAATGTGAACATAAATGCTCTTGATAAG GATGGTTTGCCAGCAATTCATAAAGCAATTCTTTCGAAAAAGGCTGCTATTATCAACTATCTCTTAAGGAAATCAGCAAATCCATTCATCCAAGATAAA GATGGTCCAACTCTAATGCATTATGCTGTCCAAACAGCATGCACTCAGACCATAAAGACTCTTTTGCTGTACAATGTTGACATCAATCGGCCAGATGAT TATGGATGGACACCTTTGCATCTTGCTGTACAAACACAGAGAACAGACATTGTGAAGCTACTCTTAATAAAGGGCGCTGATAGAACTTTGAAAACCCAA GATGGATTAAACCCGTTGGAGTTGTGCCTCCGCTTGGGTCATCATGTAAGGACATATGAGCTTATCAAACTACTTAAAAGCTTCCGAGGACAAAAGCAGCACGACTCAATTCAGCACCTGGAGGGTGTATGA
- the LOC133911528 gene encoding ankyrin repeat domain-containing protein, chloroplastic-like isoform X4, producing MNGRRMPHRPILSASDAARPHRTARDDDMMPPSSLHHHHHHHRLLLPFPSPTQTLNPFAASFHRLHQSPKSLALSVSARPLASSSSASSFAVAAIDDDEDVVIGDCIVFDDDAFEAPDLDLPSAPPPPPSTSRPGRKAAAVAGDRESLVPERWRDVEEEINLTKKEKRHIAHGLRFGSRLERRAPPAVAAPDEFRAYREGRLEAEIGHVRSVYSGPLERTHLPEKLEEPLPPEPGTRVAPRNPRMGMAVGSLEDIAEFFSTREYLPGDTGDGKSAKSSRKLFTNEEKVLLNKRVPDLEAASSSKWLPLHTLAASGDFYLLDSLLKHNVNINALDKDGLPAIHKAILSKKAAIINYLLRKSANPFIQDKVGWSNSNALCCPNSMHSDHKDSFAVQC from the exons ATGAACGGTCGGCGAATGCCACACCGGCCAATCCTCTCGGCTTCCGACGCGGCACGGCCTCACCGCACGGCGCGGGACGACGACATGATGCCGCCCTCctccctccaccaccatcaccatcaccaccgcctcctcctccccttcccttccccaacccaaaccctaaacccatTTGCCGCCTCCTTCCATCGCCTCCACCAATCTCCCAAATCCCTTGCCCTATCAGTATCCGCTCGACCACTCGCATCCTCTTCCTCCGCTTCCTCCTTCGCTGTCGCGGCCATCGACGATGACGAGGATGTCGTCATCGGGGACTGCATCGTGTTCGATGACGACGCCTTCGAGGCCCCAGACCTTGACCTCCCAtcggccccgccgccgccgccgagcaccTCCCGCCCCGGCcggaaggcggcggcggtggccggcgaCAGGGAGAGCCTGGTGCCGGAGAGGTGGAGGGACGTCGAGGAGGAAATCAACCTAACGAAGAAGGAGAAGCGCCACATCGCGCACGGGCTGCGATTTGGGAGCCGCCTCGAGCGGCGGGCGCCCCCGGCCGTGGCAGCGCCTGACGAGTTCCGAGCGTACCGCGAGGGGAGGCTGGAGGCGGAGATTGGGCACGTTCGAAGTGTATACTCAGGGCCGCTGGAGAGGACTCACCTGCCGGAGAAGTTGGAGGAGCCTCTTCCGCCGGAGCCGGGGACACGCGTGGCTCCGAGGAATCCGAGGATGGGGATGGCTGTTGGCAGCCTTGAGGATATTGCGGAGTTTTTTAGCACCCGGGAGTATCTGCCGGGCGATACGGGGGACGGCAAGAGCGCTAAAA GTAGCCGCAAGCTGTTCACAAATGAGGAGAAGGTTCTTTTGAACAAGCGAGTGCCTGATCTCGAAGCCGCTTCTTCT AGTAAATGGCTTCCGCTTCACACCCTTGCTGCATCAGGAGATTTCTATCTATTGGATAGTCTTCTAAAACATAATGTGAACATAAATGCTCTTGATAAG GATGGTTTGCCAGCAATTCATAAAGCAATTCTTTCGAAAAAGGCTGCTATTATCAACTATCTCTTAAGGAAATCAGCAAATCCATTCATCCAAGATAAAGTGG GATGGTCCAACTCTAATGCATTATGCTGTCCAAACAGCATGCACTCAGACCATAAAGACTCTTTTGCTGTACAATGTTGA
- the LOC133911528 gene encoding ankyrin repeat domain-containing protein, chloroplastic-like isoform X1, with protein MNGRRMPHRPILSASDAARPHRTARDDDMMPPSSLHHHHHHHRLLLPFPSPTQTLNPFAASFHRLHQSPKSLALSVSARPLASSSSASSFAVAAIDDDEDVVIGDCIVFDDDAFEAPDLDLPSAPPPPPSTSRPGRKAAAVAGDRESLVPERWRDVEEEINLTKKEKRHIAHGLRFGSRLERRAPPAVAAPDEFRAYREGRLEAEIGHVRSVYSGPLERTHLPEKLEEPLPPEPGTRVAPRNPRMGMAVGSLEDIAEFFSTREYLPGDTGDGKSAKSSRKLFTNEEKVLLNKRVPDLEAASSSKWLPLHTLAASGDFYLLDSLLKHNVNINALDKDGLPAIHKAILSKKAAIINYLLRKSANPFIQDKDGPTLMHYAVQTACTQTIKTLLLYNVDINRPDDYGWTPLHLAVQTQRTDIVKLLLIKGADRTLKTQSSAKWRTILSVHSLQDGLNPLELCLRLGHHVRTYELIKLLKSFRGQKQHDSIQHLEGV; from the exons ATGAACGGTCGGCGAATGCCACACCGGCCAATCCTCTCGGCTTCCGACGCGGCACGGCCTCACCGCACGGCGCGGGACGACGACATGATGCCGCCCTCctccctccaccaccatcaccatcaccaccgcctcctcctccccttcccttccccaacccaaaccctaaacccatTTGCCGCCTCCTTCCATCGCCTCCACCAATCTCCCAAATCCCTTGCCCTATCAGTATCCGCTCGACCACTCGCATCCTCTTCCTCCGCTTCCTCCTTCGCTGTCGCGGCCATCGACGATGACGAGGATGTCGTCATCGGGGACTGCATCGTGTTCGATGACGACGCCTTCGAGGCCCCAGACCTTGACCTCCCAtcggccccgccgccgccgccgagcaccTCCCGCCCCGGCcggaaggcggcggcggtggccggcgaCAGGGAGAGCCTGGTGCCGGAGAGGTGGAGGGACGTCGAGGAGGAAATCAACCTAACGAAGAAGGAGAAGCGCCACATCGCGCACGGGCTGCGATTTGGGAGCCGCCTCGAGCGGCGGGCGCCCCCGGCCGTGGCAGCGCCTGACGAGTTCCGAGCGTACCGCGAGGGGAGGCTGGAGGCGGAGATTGGGCACGTTCGAAGTGTATACTCAGGGCCGCTGGAGAGGACTCACCTGCCGGAGAAGTTGGAGGAGCCTCTTCCGCCGGAGCCGGGGACACGCGTGGCTCCGAGGAATCCGAGGATGGGGATGGCTGTTGGCAGCCTTGAGGATATTGCGGAGTTTTTTAGCACCCGGGAGTATCTGCCGGGCGATACGGGGGACGGCAAGAGCGCTAAAA GTAGCCGCAAGCTGTTCACAAATGAGGAGAAGGTTCTTTTGAACAAGCGAGTGCCTGATCTCGAAGCCGCTTCTTCT AGTAAATGGCTTCCGCTTCACACCCTTGCTGCATCAGGAGATTTCTATCTATTGGATAGTCTTCTAAAACATAATGTGAACATAAATGCTCTTGATAAG GATGGTTTGCCAGCAATTCATAAAGCAATTCTTTCGAAAAAGGCTGCTATTATCAACTATCTCTTAAGGAAATCAGCAAATCCATTCATCCAAGATAAA GATGGTCCAACTCTAATGCATTATGCTGTCCAAACAGCATGCACTCAGACCATAAAGACTCTTTTGCTGTACAATGTTGACATCAATCGGCCAGATGAT TATGGATGGACACCTTTGCATCTTGCTGTACAAACACAGAGAACAGACATTGTGAAGCTACTCTTAATAAAGGGCGCTGATAGAACTTTGAAAACCCAA AGCTCTGCTAAATGGAGAACAATTTTGTCGGTGCACTCACTTCAGGATGGATTAAACCCGTTGGAGTTGTGCCTCCGCTTGGGTCATCATGTAAGGACATATGAGCTTATCAAACTACTTAAAAGCTTCCGAGGACAAAAGCAGCACGACTCAATTCAGCACCTGGAGGGTGTATGA
- the LOC133911528 gene encoding ankyrin repeat domain-containing protein, chloroplastic-like isoform X3 — MNGRRMPHRPILSASDAARPHRTARDDDMMPPSSLHHHHHHHRLLLPFPSPTQTLNPFAASFHRLHQSPKSLALSVSARPLASSSSASSFAVAAIDDDEDVVIGDCIVFDDDAFEAPDLDLPSAPPPPPSTSRPGRKAAAVAGDRESLVPERWRDVEEEINLTKKEKRHIAHGLRFGSRLERRAPPAVAAPDEFRAYREGRLEAEIGHVRSVYSGPLERTHLPEKLEEPLPPEPGTRVAPRNPRMGMAVGSLEDIAEFFSTREYLPGDTGDGKSAKSSRKLFTNEEKVLLNKRVPDLEAASSSKWLPLHTLAASGDFYLLDSLLKHNVNINALDKDGLPAIHKAILSKKAAIINYLLRKSANPFIQDKDGPTLMHYAVQTACTQTIKTLLLYNVDINRPDDYGWTPLHLAVQTQRTDIVKLLLIKGADRTLKTQEPIGCRK, encoded by the exons ATGAACGGTCGGCGAATGCCACACCGGCCAATCCTCTCGGCTTCCGACGCGGCACGGCCTCACCGCACGGCGCGGGACGACGACATGATGCCGCCCTCctccctccaccaccatcaccatcaccaccgcctcctcctccccttcccttccccaacccaaaccctaaacccatTTGCCGCCTCCTTCCATCGCCTCCACCAATCTCCCAAATCCCTTGCCCTATCAGTATCCGCTCGACCACTCGCATCCTCTTCCTCCGCTTCCTCCTTCGCTGTCGCGGCCATCGACGATGACGAGGATGTCGTCATCGGGGACTGCATCGTGTTCGATGACGACGCCTTCGAGGCCCCAGACCTTGACCTCCCAtcggccccgccgccgccgccgagcaccTCCCGCCCCGGCcggaaggcggcggcggtggccggcgaCAGGGAGAGCCTGGTGCCGGAGAGGTGGAGGGACGTCGAGGAGGAAATCAACCTAACGAAGAAGGAGAAGCGCCACATCGCGCACGGGCTGCGATTTGGGAGCCGCCTCGAGCGGCGGGCGCCCCCGGCCGTGGCAGCGCCTGACGAGTTCCGAGCGTACCGCGAGGGGAGGCTGGAGGCGGAGATTGGGCACGTTCGAAGTGTATACTCAGGGCCGCTGGAGAGGACTCACCTGCCGGAGAAGTTGGAGGAGCCTCTTCCGCCGGAGCCGGGGACACGCGTGGCTCCGAGGAATCCGAGGATGGGGATGGCTGTTGGCAGCCTTGAGGATATTGCGGAGTTTTTTAGCACCCGGGAGTATCTGCCGGGCGATACGGGGGACGGCAAGAGCGCTAAAA GTAGCCGCAAGCTGTTCACAAATGAGGAGAAGGTTCTTTTGAACAAGCGAGTGCCTGATCTCGAAGCCGCTTCTTCT AGTAAATGGCTTCCGCTTCACACCCTTGCTGCATCAGGAGATTTCTATCTATTGGATAGTCTTCTAAAACATAATGTGAACATAAATGCTCTTGATAAG GATGGTTTGCCAGCAATTCATAAAGCAATTCTTTCGAAAAAGGCTGCTATTATCAACTATCTCTTAAGGAAATCAGCAAATCCATTCATCCAAGATAAA GATGGTCCAACTCTAATGCATTATGCTGTCCAAACAGCATGCACTCAGACCATAAAGACTCTTTTGCTGTACAATGTTGACATCAATCGGCCAGATGAT TATGGATGGACACCTTTGCATCTTGCTGTACAAACACAGAGAACAGACATTGTGAAGCTACTCTTAATAAAGGGCGCTGATAGAACTTTGAAAACCCAA GAACCAATTGGTTGCAGAAAGTAG